From a region of the Acinetobacter larvae genome:
- the amaB gene encoding L-piperidine-6-carboxylate dehydrogenase, which produces MIQDLLDKLGVAKQSYQSGTLTVSTPITGQVLAKVVEHRVAEADQAIQQAQQAFEAWRKVPAPRRGELIRIFAQVLRDYKKELATLVSWEAGKIEQEGLGEVQEMIDICDFAVGLSRQLYGLTIASERPGHHMRETWHPLGIVGVISAFNFPVAVWSWNTALALICGNAVIWKPSEKTPLTALACQALFDQAIEQFGRDAPANLSQLLIGGADLGDRLVSDARVALISATGSTAMGKLVAPKVAQRFGKCILELGGNNAMILAPSADLDLAIRGILFSAVGTAGQRCTTLRRLIVHRSIQADVVEKLKKAYQSVSIGHPLEGNLVGPLIDQHIFEQMQTILQRARAAGATVTGGERLLAAQYPDAYYVQPAIVEIAQQNEIVKTETFAPILYIMPYDDFEQALTIQNDVPQGLSSCIFSNDLREAEAFMSAQGSDCGIANVNIGTSGAEIGGAFGGEKETGGGRESGSDAWKNYMRRQTNTINYSGELPLAQGINFG; this is translated from the coding sequence ATGATACAGGATTTATTAGACAAACTTGGCGTTGCAAAACAAAGCTATCAGTCTGGGACATTGACGGTGAGCACTCCGATTACAGGGCAAGTGCTTGCTAAAGTCGTTGAACATCGTGTTGCCGAAGCCGATCAAGCCATACAGCAAGCACAACAAGCTTTTGAGGCATGGCGTAAAGTGCCCGCACCGCGTCGCGGTGAACTCATTCGAATTTTCGCGCAGGTGTTACGTGATTATAAAAAAGAATTAGCGACTTTGGTGTCATGGGAAGCCGGTAAAATCGAGCAAGAAGGTCTAGGTGAAGTTCAGGAAATGATTGATATCTGCGACTTTGCTGTAGGGTTGTCGCGTCAGTTATATGGTTTGACCATCGCATCTGAGCGCCCAGGGCATCATATGCGTGAAACTTGGCATCCATTAGGGATTGTCGGTGTTATTTCTGCATTTAATTTTCCTGTCGCAGTGTGGTCTTGGAATACGGCTTTGGCTTTAATCTGCGGTAATGCCGTCATTTGGAAACCGTCAGAGAAAACACCATTAACGGCTTTGGCCTGCCAAGCTTTGTTTGATCAAGCCATTGAGCAATTTGGTCGTGATGCACCCGCAAACTTATCACAACTATTGATTGGTGGGGCTGATCTTGGTGATCGCTTGGTGAGTGATGCGCGTGTAGCACTGATTAGTGCAACTGGTAGTACCGCCATGGGGAAATTGGTCGCGCCCAAAGTGGCACAACGTTTTGGGAAATGCATTTTAGAACTGGGCGGCAATAATGCCATGATTTTGGCGCCAAGCGCAGATTTAGACTTGGCTATACGGGGTATTTTATTTTCTGCGGTGGGTACAGCAGGTCAGCGTTGTACCACCCTAAGACGTTTGATTGTGCATCGTTCTATTCAAGCAGATGTTGTTGAAAAACTGAAAAAAGCTTATCAATCTGTGTCGATTGGTCATCCTTTAGAGGGCAATTTGGTGGGACCTTTAATTGATCAACACATCTTTGAGCAAATGCAAACGATACTGCAACGAGCAAGGGCGGCAGGTGCCACCGTAACAGGAGGCGAACGTCTATTGGCAGCACAATATCCTGATGCATACTATGTACAGCCTGCAATTGTAGAAATTGCACAACAAAACGAGATTGTCAAAACAGAAACTTTCGCACCGATTTTATATATCATGCCTTATGATGATTTTGAACAGGCATTGACCATTCAAAATGATGTACCACAAGGCTTGTCATCTTGTATCTTTAGCAATGATTTGCGTGAGGCTGAGGCATTTATGAGCGCGCAGGGCAGTGATTGTGGTATTGCCAATGTCAATATCGGTACCAGTGGTGCAGAAATTGGTGGCGCTTTTGGGGGCGAGAAAGAAACCGGTGGCGGTCGTGAGTCAGGTTCAGATGCATGGAAAAACTATATGCGTCGTCAGACCAATACCATCAACTACTCCGGTGAATTACCCTTAGCGCAAGGGATTAACTTCGGTTAA
- the amaA gene encoding L-pipecolate oxidase has product MLNNTMLNNQVLWKSLVAAPTKFPTLSAEVTTDVCVIGAGFTGLSAAIHLAEAGYTVTVLEAAEVGAGGSGRNVGLVNAGTWAQPDELNQYLGEKVGEKLTAALAEAPRLVFDLIDRLGIDAQDHRTGNLHMAHNAEGERDVEVRYAQLRRRGADVELLTGDKCHEYCGTRSIQKALLDRRAGTVNPYAYVTGLAQAAQKLPVNIYENSPVTGIVQQQQQQWCVQSKQGQVLADKVIIATNAYTEGEWTEILKTIYFVKYYQIATTPLSGPVADRILPYKNGSWDTRLALSSIRRDKDGRLLLGTVGDYQTNPAIYLRWANLMLQKYFPDLKPQGWQYQWSGQFGFTSDHIMRLFEPAPGIVAATAFNGRGITTGTLVGKAFADYLQADDPEKLPLPLVDLAGNKVAFRRARSLFYDCGITLYHAGQCLKIVA; this is encoded by the coding sequence ATGTTAAACAATACAATGTTAAACAATCAGGTCTTATGGAAAAGTTTGGTCGCAGCACCTACAAAATTTCCGACATTATCGGCAGAAGTGACAACGGATGTCTGTGTTATTGGTGCGGGTTTTACCGGTTTATCTGCTGCCATACATCTAGCTGAAGCGGGTTATACGGTTACGGTATTAGAGGCAGCCGAAGTCGGTGCGGGTGGGTCTGGGCGCAATGTCGGTTTGGTCAATGCTGGCACTTGGGCACAGCCCGATGAACTCAATCAATATTTGGGTGAAAAAGTAGGTGAAAAACTTACAGCCGCTTTGGCTGAAGCACCACGATTGGTCTTTGATCTGATTGACCGTTTGGGCATCGATGCACAAGATCATCGCACGGGTAATTTACATATGGCACATAATGCCGAAGGTGAGCGCGATGTCGAGGTACGTTATGCACAATTGCGGCGTCGAGGTGCGGATGTTGAGCTACTGACGGGTGATAAATGCCATGAATATTGCGGAACGAGGTCTATTCAAAAAGCATTATTGGACCGCCGTGCAGGCACTGTAAATCCTTATGCCTATGTGACGGGTCTAGCACAGGCAGCGCAAAAGCTTCCGGTTAATATCTATGAAAACTCTCCTGTTACAGGGATTGTTCAGCAGCAACAACAACAATGGTGTGTGCAGAGCAAACAGGGTCAGGTTTTGGCTGATAAAGTTATTATTGCCACCAATGCTTATACCGAAGGTGAATGGACCGAGATTTTAAAAACCATTTACTTTGTAAAATATTATCAAATTGCGACAACACCATTAAGTGGTCCAGTAGCTGATCGAATCTTGCCATATAAAAATGGCTCATGGGATACTCGTTTGGCGTTATCCAGTATCCGTCGCGACAAAGACGGGCGTTTATTATTGGGCACTGTGGGGGATTATCAAACCAATCCAGCAATTTATTTACGTTGGGCCAATTTGATGCTGCAGAAGTATTTTCCAGATTTAAAACCTCAGGGTTGGCAATATCAATGGTCAGGTCAATTTGGTTTTACCAGTGATCATATTATGCGTTTATTTGAACCTGCACCCGGCATTGTCGCCGCGACAGCTTTTAATGGACGTGGTATTACCACTGGAACTTTGGTGGGAAAAGCATTTGCGGATTATTTACAAGCGGATGATCCAGAAAAACTACCATTGCCTTTGGTGGATTTAGCGGGTAATAAAGTCGCGTTTCGCCGTGCGCGTTCATTATTTTATGATTGCGGTATTACGCTCTATCATGCCGGACAATGTCTTAAAATCGTGGCTTAA